A window of Fusarium verticillioides 7600 chromosome 7, whole genome shotgun sequence genomic DNA:
CCAGACAGGATACAATCAAGGTAATTATGGTCAACTCAATGACTATCGCCGCAACACTTTCGGACGTGGTCGAGGCCGTGGCCGTGGGTACTACGGAGGATATGGCCGTGGAGGTTACCAGTTCGGAGGCAACCCAAACTATCACGATCAGACCCAAGGCCAATTTCCGCAGGTTGGGCCCGGTCAGAATGGCCAGAATGGTCAGAACGGTGTCGATCAGGGTGATGGCCAGCAGCAAGTTGATGAAAGCGGTCAGCCCATTCAGGGCGATAGCACTGAGGGGCATGTTGATGCCGGACAAGCTGAAGGATCCAGTGAGGCCATAGGCAATGCGGATGCCGCTACCGGTGATGCTTCCTCTACAACACGTAATACGGGACCTGGAAACTCAGATCTTGGTCAGGGTAATGTTTCCGGTGCTGTTCGTCCAGTTGCAGCCGCTGATGTCCCTCTGAATGCGCCTACTGGGCCCAAGGCTATGAGACAGGGGCTCCCTAACAcaagtcttcatcatcttcgagcaCGCGGTTACCAGGTGGGAAGTGAAGTCCCTCCCTCTAAACCGGTTGGAATGAGAGATAGCCCAGCAGACCGAGGCCGATCCCGGTCCAGGAGTAGTTCTCCGGCTCCAATTCCTACTGACGCTCGtgaaaaggacaaggatCGTGACACCCGTCATGAGCAGAGCAAAGAGCGACCTCGCGACCATGACAAACGCgaccgagaccgagaccaTGACCAAAGAGGATCAGCATCTCGAACCGTCAGCAGAAGTCGTAGTCGCAGCAGGGGAcatcgaagctctcgtcgaCGTAGGCGTCATCGCTCAGAGTCTGTTGAGGACGAAGGCTATGATGACGATTCGCGACGCAAGAAGTATAGAAGCCGGCGTCACTTTCacgacgatgaagagtctTCACGGTCcaaggataaggataaggatGAAAAATATACTGACCGAAACCGTTCCGCATCGCCAGCTGAatccaaaagatcaagccaCCGCAGCCGTCGAGATAGAGACTCGGACAAGCGGAGGGATCGAGACAAGGACAGAGATGACGATCGCAAAAAGTCCAACCACCGCCCCTCCCAGCGGGATAGAGACTACGACCGCGACCGCCGACGGGAAAAGGACAGAGACCGTAGTGACAAGGAGCGCAACGAAAAAGATCGCAAAGATCGACATCGGGATAGGGACCGACGCGATCGCGATCGCGAccgagaaaaagaaaaggacaaggatCGGGAAAGTGGCAGAGACCGGGACAGAGAACGGGACCGCGATCGCAATCGCGATCGAGGTTCGAGATATAGCAGCAGACGCGAGTCAATCGATGCTGGAGACTCGAAGCCTATCTCTGGTCCTCGCGGTCACGACACGAAAGTCAAAACCAGCTCTTCGAATCGCACCGAGCACTCTGGAAAGGACCCCCACACGCTCGAACGAGAGGCCCGAGATCGCGAGCGTTTGCTCAAAGAAGCGCAACGTATCGCTGGTATGGCGGGTTGGAAACGTAACCGGGGCGATGACGGCGACGATGCAGGGTCGCGTAAAGGCCGTCGGACCGGCTCGTCAAcgtctgctgctgcatcaCGTCAAAGCGAAGTTATTAATGGCggtgacgaggaggagagaatgCGAAGACTCGAGGCAGAAAGGGAGGGTGATCGATGGGGTTAGAACTCAAACGGTCCTCCAAGAAACGTGTCCCCAAGTCGATAAGGCAATGAAGGGCATGTTCTGATCATTTCTAATTCTCCCTTAATCTCAAAGCTTTACAAGATGAAAGCAACATCTACCCTCCTTTTATTTGTTCACAATCAGGTTTTGGCGGCTGATGCATTATGCGGAATCAAATCTTCCTTGTACGAGTAGCTTAAAAAAAAGAAGGGGGAAGGGAAAAGGTTGTTGCATTAAAATCAGAAACACTTACACGAGTTTTCATCGGGATGCCAGCTTACGGTTCAGCTAGGCAACGGGGGGCGAGGAGCGAGGACCATGGATCAaaagacttgaagatatGTTTGCGGTTAGAGGTAGCAGGGCCTTGCTTGGCAATTTTGCAGGTATCGTGAATCAAATACTGTCTTGAAATGAAGACGCGCTCTTGGAGTCATCGTTATATACAGTCAGCGTTGAAGTGAGGTCGTCTATCCATCCTTGAGTTACACATTGCATCGACTTTGCGTAGGTATATTGCATAAAGGCAAGCAAGACAGTCGTCAGCATAGCTGTCACTGGGACATGGTAGACAAATTCTTTGAGGCGTATATCGGCACGGCCTTAAGAAGTCTTCCAGTATTTATTCATCCCCTTATTCTACGTCCCTCCATTTTACCACGTAATAAAAAGTCCACACTACTTCCTACCCTCCTCACCATGCGCAGTCGTCAGTTGTCATATAAAACTCACATCAGTAAGTGTTTCGGCTATTCAGCCATGTCTATCATCCGCAACGCCATCTCATATGCCCTCGAATTATACCAATATCACTCCTAGCTCTTGAAGTTTTCTCTTATGCATTGAAATCAACTATCCCCTTCCTCGAGTCTTTTTCTGTGTTGAACTTGTCTAGTAGATGCCCTGTGTACGATATTGGAATGTGTCATAGCTGAGAAAGGTCAATACGCGGTATTCGAAACTCAGAATGAGGTTTCACTTACAGTCGAGTGTAGTAACTGCCAAACGATTTGGCAACGAGATCATCCACGAAATGTTCCGCTTCGTCGGCGCTCAGGTGAAGCTGGAACCTCTGTCGAAGGGTGTTTGTCACTTGAGCGATGCCAACTGCAAAGCAGGGCATCCTGGAGTCATGTCCCATCATCGCTACCAGGTCAATAATGTTGTCTGCCGAGCGACGCAAAGCTGAACAGCGTGTTAGCACAATTCTCAACTTCGTATTTCTGGTGTATCTTGCCTTGAAATGCTTGCTTGCAAAGTCTCTTGTAGTCTTCAAAATCAGGAGAAAGTGGTCCACCCAAAACATCAACATATTCATGCGTCAACTTGAACGGCGCCGCCTCAAACCCAACTGAGCCAGGCGAGTTGGAAAGCATAAAGCCAAAGTCGATGTGGATAATATGGCCTTCGCTGTCCACCAAGACATTGCCGTTGTGTCTGTCCTTGAGTTGGAGAACGTAAGAGATGATGCTGTATGCCGCCAGTGACTTTTTGAACGCATCAACGCCAGCCTGAAACTCTTTGCTATCAGGTTGGCCAAAAGCTTTGAGAAAATGGTCTCTCAGTGTCGCAATGCGGTTACGAGGGTTCTGACCAGACTCAACGGAGGCCAGCGTTAGACTTCGCTTCAGAGAGTGGAGAGACACGCCGCTCGTAATGGTTTCGATCAGACCCGACGACTCTCCAGTTACTAGAATCCGCATACGTTTGACCCAGACATCGGTGCCGGCATCAACCCAAATCTTATGACACACATCGATGAGCTGGCAAGCAAATGCCTCTTGTCGAAGATCAGCTCCGGTCTTGACGATGACACTAACGAGATCCCAATTCTTCATCCAACCATAAGGCGATGATTTGCGAATTCGTTCCTTCTTAgcttcccaagcttcacCAAAGACGGCCGCACTAGGGTCATCACGATCTCCACGCCGTTGGACACCACCAGTCTTGATATCGTTCTCCATACGCTCACGTCCTGCACTAGCATTCAGATTCGGGTCAATCTGCACGTCTTCCTCCAGGTCAGGGTTGTGTACAGGGATCGGCGTTGtgctggctttggcgatAATTGTGTCAAAGGTTGGGCCTtgctcgtcaacatcaaagctcttctcctcaaggctctgcatgctggcgatgatcttggctcTGATAGCAGCTACTTCCTGCTTTGGACGCTTTCCGCTGGTGGCTTCCAGCTGTGCAAGCATCTGAGAAGCAGTTCGCATGTGCGTGGCTAAGGCACCGAAGTCAGGCTGATCAGCTGGTGCGCTTCGCTGAATGGGCATAGTCATTCTTCGTGAGACGGGTCCTGGGCTGTTAGATCGCGAGGTTCCTGTGCCCGATGACCGTGGCGTTGTCAAGTCCAATGTCGAAGACGACGTTGTAGCTCCACTTGGCAGACGCTGAGCAGTATGGTTCTGCGCTGGTCTAGAAGAGACTCTAACTGGCGACTCATCGATACCCTTTAAAAGTGGTGAGCTTCCCAGATCGCCCGAAGCAGGTTCAAAGACACTGTCTAGAAGAGGCTCTGGCGCCTTTACCGTGGGGGAGAGGCGAGGCGAGTCAGAAAGGTCGAATATACGCTTTGCGCGAACGCTACCTCCTAGTAAGCTGTTAAGGAGTCGGTCATTTTCGGGTTGGTCAGGGTCGAAAGAGAAGTCATCTCTTAAAACCTCTACCATGATCAGATAAGGGACCTTCTCGGCGCTATTGAGCACTGTCGCTTCAGCAGGGTTCACACGAACGATACGGTGATGGCGGCTCTTTCCAGGCGATCCATTAACCAGAGTTGGGGGGCAAATGACGGGAATGTCGATCTCGGCAGGCAAGTCCTGTGATATTAAAGCCAATTCGGCGCGCAATGCGCTCATTCGAGCGGGTTTGGGGACTAGCACTAATCGGTTCGAGATGCCTTCCAGGGCGGTCAAGAATTGTGTTTCTGACCTGAAATAATGTTGTCTTAAAAGTCTCGTCTTTTGCACTGGCGACATGTCGCTGACAGTAAGGACTGCTTTTGCGTGGTGCGAATGCCGCCGGGTTGCGTTGTCGACTGGGCGCTGCGCATTGCCTGCTGAGTTTGGGGTCGTCGGTCTGGTAGTAGGTTGAGCTGATGGCAGTGGAAGAGATGAGGTGCTGAGCTTAGCTTCCAGTGATCTCAGCTCAAGAGCGGATGGCCGAGTCGTCCCGGCTGGTGTCTTAGACCTTTGCGGTGGAATAATCACCGAAGGCGGTCGAGGACTGCGTGCAGGCTTGGGCGAAGAATCTCTTGACCCTTTAGGATCTGGTGCACTAAAGGTCCGTCCATTATCTCGGGCACGCCGCGATCGCGAGTTTCCGACGGTCACTGTGCGAGCCCTCGTGGGCTTGGGGTTCTCCTTCGGTTCCTGTGTTTCATTGCTGATGGGTTGAGGCTTGCGAGCTTGGGCGACTGCGAGAGGGCCAGCCCACTGAGGAAACATGGGCAGCGCAATACTAGCAAGGACGAAACTAGAAAGTACCGTGACTGGTAGGACGTTTTCTGTGATCTTTTCATGACGAGCGGTATCAGCAAGACC
This region includes:
- a CDS encoding phosphatidylinositol 4-kinase — translated: MSWDLLQRFLESDVFNSNPFLPVSYLSRYADHVGIHYVLCQKLRQFPYEDIEFFLPQLCHLIISVHNESMALEEFLMDLCEESVTAALLTFWLFQTYLHDLSSNPQSDSFQTCRRVYNKVQHIVFGLADTARHEKITENVLPVTVLSSFVLASIALPMFPQWAGPLAVAQARKPQPISNETQEPKENPKPTRARTVTVGNSRSRRARDNGRTFSAPDPKGSRDSSPKPARSPRPPSVIIPPQRSKTPAGTTRPSALELRSLEAKLSTSSLPLPSAQPTTRPTTPNSAGNAQRPVDNATRRHSHHAKAVLTVSDMSPVQKTRLLRQHYFRSETQFLTALEGISNRLVLVPKPARMSALRAELALISQDLPAEIDIPVICPPTLVNGSPGKSRHHRIVRVNPAEATVLNSAEKVPYLIMVEVLRDDFSFDPDQPENDRLLNSLLGGSVRAKRIFDLSDSPRLSPTVKAPEPLLDSVFEPASGDLGSSPLLKGIDESPVRVSSRPAQNHTAQRLPSGATTSSSTLDLTTPRSSGTGTSRSNSPGPVSRRMTMPIQRSAPADQPDFGALATHMRTASQMLAQLEATSGKRPKQEVAAIRAKIIASMQSLEEKSFDVDEQGPTFDTIIAKASTTPIPVHNPDLEEDVQIDPNLNASAGRERMENDIKTGGVQRRGDRDDPSAAVFGEAWEAKKERIRKSSPYGWMKNWDLVSVIVKTGADLRQEAFACQLIDVCHKIWVDAGTDVWVKRMRILVTGESSGLIETITSGVSLHSLKRSLTLASVESGQNPRNRIATLRDHFLKAFGQPDSKEFQAGVDAFKKSLAAYSIISYVLQLKDRHNGNVLVDSEGHIIHIDFGFMLSNSPGSVGFEAAPFKLTHEYVDVLGGPLSPDFEDYKRLCKQAFQALRRSADNIIDLVAMMGHDSRMPCFAVGIAQVTNTLRQRFQLHLSADEAEHFVDDLVAKSFGSYYTRLYDTFQYRTQGIY